In one window of Leptospira sp. GIMC2001 DNA:
- a CDS encoding ABC transporter permease codes for MLFSKIFGKKKYSRKASWFLKIFAGAGILFLHIPILFIFLYAFTTEEKSYQFPPPDFTFKWFPIAFERNDIWQAIQLSVEVATFSTLIALILGTLAAAAVHKTKFFGREIISFAVILPIALPGIITGISLRSAFSLFDIPFSFYTIVIAHATFCIVTVYNNVLARFRRTSMTQVEASMDLGANSFTTFRYIILPNIATALLAGGMLAFALSFDEVIVTTFAAGQQTTLPIWMLTELIRPRQRPVTNVVAVFIVLITFIPIIGAYYLTRGTDDVMGGGK; via the coding sequence ATGCTATTTAGTAAGATTTTTGGTAAAAAGAAATATTCTAGAAAAGCAAGTTGGTTTCTGAAAATATTTGCAGGAGCAGGTATATTATTTCTGCATATTCCAATCCTTTTTATTTTTCTATATGCGTTTACAACAGAAGAGAAATCCTATCAGTTTCCTCCGCCAGATTTTACGTTTAAATGGTTTCCGATTGCGTTCGAGCGCAATGATATCTGGCAAGCAATTCAACTCTCGGTTGAAGTTGCGACTTTCTCGACTTTGATTGCTTTAATACTTGGAACTCTTGCTGCGGCGGCAGTGCATAAAACTAAATTTTTTGGTAGGGAAATTATTTCTTTCGCAGTGATTCTTCCCATTGCCTTACCGGGAATTATAACTGGTATATCTCTTCGATCTGCATTTTCACTGTTTGATATTCCATTTAGTTTTTATACAATTGTGATAGCGCATGCGACCTTTTGTATTGTGACTGTTTATAATAATGTTTTGGCGCGCTTTCGCAGAACTTCGATGACTCAAGTTGAAGCATCGATGGATCTTGGCGCGAATAGTTTTACCACTTTTCGCTACATTATTTTGCCAAATATTGCGACTGCTCTTCTCGCAGGTGGAATGCTTGCATTTGCATTGTCGTTTGATGAAGTGATCGTTACCACTTTTGCCGCTGGACAGCAAACAACTTTACCAATCTGGATGCTAACGGAACTTATACGACCGAGGCAGAGACCGGTAACCAATGTGGTAGCAGTTTTTATTGTTTTGATAACGTTTATACCTATCATAGGTGCCTACTACCTAACTCGTGGAACGGATGACGTAATGGGTGGTGGTAAATAA
- a CDS encoding DedA family protein, producing MIRLFGQQKTFFSKLLHKNNTPNLRMNEIFEYRLEEKKLNAVLLSISLIIILTLAVVIYWIDWENLLKGSIAGDIIEKIIESIRSKTFFGLFLTSFIGGWFFLFFPLEIYYFSIIPEANSYFTLFFGYYLGIVAAQTINYWFGLRANRICRILISPQNFYKMKGYLNKWGLWVIIVMNALPLPSPVFSTVLGAFRYNFARFFILMNIGAILLYSGMLVLYMIINEIGEENLSWIRF from the coding sequence ATGATTAGATTATTTGGTCAACAAAAAACATTTTTTTCCAAGCTTTTGCATAAAAATAATACACCTAATCTACGGATGAATGAAATTTTTGAGTATAGATTAGAAGAAAAGAAATTGAACGCTGTTCTTCTCTCAATATCACTCATCATCATCCTTACTTTAGCAGTTGTTATATATTGGATAGATTGGGAAAACCTTCTCAAAGGGTCAATTGCAGGTGACATAATCGAAAAAATCATTGAATCTATTAGATCAAAAACTTTTTTCGGACTTTTTCTGACTTCATTTATTGGCGGATGGTTCTTTCTCTTCTTTCCTTTGGAAATTTATTATTTCTCAATCATTCCTGAAGCGAATTCCTATTTTACATTATTTTTTGGATACTACTTAGGTATTGTTGCAGCGCAAACAATAAATTATTGGTTCGGACTAAGAGCCAATCGAATCTGCAGAATTCTTATATCCCCACAGAATTTCTATAAAATGAAAGGTTATTTAAATAAATGGGGACTATGGGTAATCATTGTTATGAATGCGCTTCCATTGCCTTCTCCTGTTTTTTCTACAGTTCTTGGAGCATTTCGCTACAATTTCGCTCGATTTTTTATATTAATGAATATCGGGGCTATATTACTATATTCGGGAATGTTGGTTTTATATATGATTATAAATGAAATAGGAGAGGAGAATCTATCATGGATAAGATTTTAG
- a CDS encoding SpoIIE family protein phosphatase, with protein sequence MANNIANLATEELLINETYDATRTALTRLKQSQVAGLLNSYVLNVDGNFIADMNETRVGTRPDDERLIYFAEMKELTLTELKEDGESILQFVYPIFIDYKGDKMRVGTAVFDFNRDLVYEPVNEIRRTIVAVSSVLFFLGIGVALFAAFSLSKPIQILSDGARMIGGGDLNYRIPIHGRDEIGQLAETFNQMTVRIQDFTNNLETMVTQRTDELNQTLQEVQALKEAQDGDYYLTSLLLEPLQFNNNLGKNVKTDFYVEQKKKFTFRKWNSQIGGDLCITDNIKLLGKDYTVFMNGDAMGKSIQGAGGALVFGVVFNSGIMRSRLERNTKVHPEIWLKERFLDLQNVFMTFDGSMYISVCMGLIDDATGIMYYINAEHPWTVLYRDEKASFLEEELVLRKLGTPGQEDKFAVKVFQLMPGDVVIAGSDGRDDIMMPVPGQNAVMNEDEMEFLRRVEEAKADLTQIYQLIQAKGKITDDYSLLRISFKEGREDEEVISIPYEVEEAIQEGYDLVQSGKEQDALNRIEGLIHDDNPYPEMLKLLGNIYFNRKEYVKALECFLSYSENNPGDNEYIYAISNTYRLLGSLNEAADYGERLYLRDAGNYLNLINLSIVYNSLGIGTRSKYMAEKAIAIDAKAKDLLEEIVQVEDKKSAETIISYSEEPKPEKLVSIEDLLQRADDFYQRKQYREALDTYDNCLERDNRNPWILFRLANCYSLLNDLPKAIDYYSKSLEIAPKNHHARNNLGSIYFRLKDYAKAKEEWIGALNLKPDFQKAQINLARLEKFEQSKLAETFERN encoded by the coding sequence TTGGCAAATAATATTGCTAATCTTGCGACAGAAGAACTATTAATAAATGAAACATATGACGCAACACGAACTGCGCTTACAAGACTCAAGCAATCACAAGTAGCTGGATTATTGAATTCATATGTATTGAATGTAGATGGAAACTTCATCGCTGATATGAATGAGACTAGAGTTGGTACTCGTCCAGATGATGAAAGGTTGATTTATTTCGCTGAAATGAAAGAATTAACGCTAACCGAGCTAAAAGAGGACGGGGAGAGCATCCTTCAATTCGTTTATCCTATATTTATTGATTATAAAGGTGATAAGATGCGGGTTGGAACCGCGGTTTTTGACTTTAATAGAGATCTTGTTTATGAACCTGTCAATGAAATTCGGAGAACAATTGTAGCGGTTTCTTCCGTTTTATTCTTTCTAGGTATTGGTGTTGCTCTTTTCGCTGCCTTCTCTCTCTCAAAACCAATTCAAATTCTCTCTGATGGTGCCAGAATGATTGGTGGTGGAGATTTGAATTATCGAATTCCTATACATGGTCGAGATGAAATTGGTCAACTGGCAGAAACTTTTAACCAAATGACTGTTAGAATTCAAGATTTTACAAATAATCTTGAGACTATGGTAACTCAGAGAACAGATGAATTGAATCAAACTTTACAGGAAGTGCAAGCTCTCAAAGAAGCGCAAGATGGAGATTATTATCTTACATCTCTATTGCTCGAACCGCTCCAGTTCAATAATAACTTAGGAAAGAACGTAAAGACAGATTTCTATGTTGAGCAAAAGAAAAAATTTACCTTTCGTAAATGGAATTCCCAAATTGGTGGGGATTTATGTATAACTGATAATATTAAATTATTAGGAAAAGATTATACCGTTTTCATGAACGGAGACGCGATGGGTAAATCAATTCAAGGTGCTGGTGGTGCCTTGGTATTTGGAGTTGTTTTCAATTCGGGAATTATGCGTTCGCGATTGGAGAGAAATACTAAAGTTCATCCTGAGATTTGGTTAAAAGAAAGATTTCTCGATCTTCAAAATGTTTTTATGACATTCGATGGATCCATGTATATTTCAGTCTGTATGGGTTTGATTGATGATGCTACAGGTATCATGTATTATATCAATGCTGAACATCCTTGGACAGTGTTGTATCGTGATGAGAAGGCTTCATTTCTTGAAGAAGAATTGGTTCTTAGGAAATTAGGAACTCCTGGGCAAGAAGATAAATTCGCTGTTAAAGTTTTTCAATTGATGCCTGGTGATGTTGTTATCGCAGGTTCTGACGGAAGAGATGACATCATGATGCCGGTTCCTGGTCAGAATGCTGTTATGAATGAGGATGAGATGGAGTTTCTACGAAGAGTTGAAGAAGCTAAGGCCGATTTGACTCAAATCTACCAACTCATTCAAGCAAAAGGAAAAATCACGGACGACTATTCTTTGTTAAGGATTTCATTTAAAGAAGGTAGAGAAGACGAAGAAGTCATATCCATTCCTTACGAAGTGGAAGAGGCAATTCAAGAAGGGTATGATCTAGTTCAATCAGGCAAAGAACAGGACGCTCTAAATCGGATCGAAGGATTAATACATGATGACAATCCTTATCCTGAGATGCTAAAACTTTTGGGGAATATTTATTTCAATAGAAAAGAATATGTAAAAGCACTAGAATGCTTTCTTTCTTATAGTGAGAACAACCCTGGCGACAACGAATATATTTATGCTATCTCTAATACTTATCGTTTACTAGGAAGTTTGAATGAAGCAGCCGATTATGGAGAAAGATTGTATCTTCGTGATGCTGGAAACTATTTAAATTTAATTAACTTGTCCATAGTCTACAATAGCCTAGGTATTGGTACTCGATCTAAATATATGGCAGAGAAAGCGATCGCAATTGATGCCAAAGCTAAAGACCTATTAGAAGAAATTGTACAAGTTGAAGATAAGAAATCAGCAGAAACAATTATATCTTACTCTGAAGAACCTAAACCAGAGAAATTAGTTAGTATAGAAGATCTACTGCAAAGAGCGGATGATTTCTATCAACGAAAACAATATCGCGAAGCACTCGACACATATGATAATTGTCTTGAAAGGGACAATAGAAATCCTTGGATTCTCTTTAGATTAGCTAATTGTTATTCGTTGTTAAATGATTTGCCCAAGGCAATCGATTATTATAGTAAATCTTTGGAGATTGCTCCCAAGAATCACCATGCAAGAAATAACTTAGGAAGTATATACTTCCGATTAAAAGATTATGCCAAAGCGAAAGAGGAATGGATAGGAGCTTTGAATCTAAAGCCAGATTTTCAAAAAGCACAAATCAATTTGGCTCGCTTAGAAAAATTTGAGCAAAGCAAACTTGCTGAAACATTCGAGAGAAATTAA
- a CDS encoding M23 family metallopeptidase, whose amino-acid sequence MRFYRIRHNTNLLWISVLFVSLFCFCFRSEITAQSAGTNSNSSISKTSTDSDLPIAAPQAKLNTTASLSTVPALPNSPTETIEKKVKPPGKYGSYLWPVVGYEAITGTFGEYRSSHFHMGMDFSTGGRRGLPIISVSKGKVVEIQRFWSSIGNSVIVEHEDGIRARYGHLSKFSPKLVKFLKSSSSAKDFKSRRDFKHELGEPIPVEAGELIAYSGDTGIGPPHLHFELFRNGIYFNPRDFGLGHTDGEDVVLDFVTIRPETPRTFINGKHEPLTIKFEKTEGGYIANSDHQEILIQGIVSFQVSGHQKSRTNRLGLQSISLIVNGKENLNLNFQSLPKAQTKKFVLVYDSYKSKSNGNPFLYNLFSRQGFGIPGLGNTMVGSGLISSGNFNHNSINQISILAGGLGENRTEGFLNVKKDTSDYSHIQTPSYTFNVSYDRYTNLSSTDRLVELFFPANSVFGKANFQIEEINDFVWSHPGLSLESKMYKISPEDFREFNLGFDLYFKIGHKADLNQAGIYEIKSNGVAIPVKKANFSTWGRFFKARLKKTGIYAVLVDKISPQLELMGNLKSGHIFPNQDFEIEWKLKDFGSGIDQNSIQVKVDGELAIAELNPRTGVAIVVEPENIFAPGKHRMEAVGFDRAGNKSESIVFDYIVKGTKLANLTEIQTSKEIPTIQSPGEAKTSTARSKPTQATNKIIK is encoded by the coding sequence ATGAGATTTTATCGGATAAGACATAATACAAATCTACTTTGGATTTCCGTTTTGTTTGTTTCATTATTCTGCTTTTGTTTTCGTTCTGAGATTACCGCTCAGTCTGCTGGTACTAATTCCAATTCTTCTATTTCTAAAACTTCAACAGATTCTGATTTACCAATCGCTGCTCCTCAGGCAAAACTAAATACAACTGCTTCTTTATCTACGGTTCCAGCGCTTCCAAATTCTCCAACGGAAACTATCGAAAAGAAAGTTAAACCTCCTGGGAAATATGGATCTTACCTTTGGCCAGTTGTTGGATATGAAGCAATTACTGGAACTTTTGGTGAATACCGATCTTCCCATTTTCATATGGGCATGGATTTTAGCACTGGTGGCAGAAGAGGGCTCCCCATAATTTCTGTCTCAAAAGGCAAAGTTGTAGAGATACAAAGGTTTTGGTCAAGTATCGGTAATTCAGTTATTGTCGAACATGAGGATGGAATTCGAGCTAGATATGGTCACCTTTCTAAATTCAGTCCGAAATTAGTAAAATTTCTAAAGAGTTCAAGTTCAGCAAAAGATTTTAAATCAAGAAGAGACTTTAAACATGAATTAGGTGAACCTATACCAGTAGAAGCTGGTGAGTTAATTGCCTATTCTGGAGATACTGGAATTGGACCGCCACATTTACATTTTGAATTGTTTCGAAATGGAATTTATTTCAATCCAAGAGATTTCGGTCTGGGTCATACGGATGGAGAGGATGTAGTCTTAGATTTTGTTACAATTCGTCCAGAAACTCCAAGAACTTTTATAAATGGTAAACATGAACCTCTTACAATAAAATTTGAAAAAACTGAGGGAGGATATATCGCTAATTCCGATCATCAGGAAATTTTGATTCAAGGTATTGTATCTTTTCAAGTATCTGGGCATCAGAAATCGCGAACCAATAGACTTGGGTTACAATCAATTTCTCTTATCGTAAATGGCAAAGAGAATTTAAATTTGAATTTTCAATCTTTGCCTAAAGCCCAGACGAAAAAATTTGTTCTAGTTTATGATTCCTATAAAAGTAAATCGAATGGTAATCCTTTCCTATATAATTTATTTTCCAGACAAGGTTTCGGAATTCCAGGACTAGGTAACACAATGGTTGGATCAGGTCTCATATCTTCCGGGAATTTCAATCACAATTCAATCAATCAGATTAGTATATTAGCAGGTGGACTTGGAGAGAATCGAACAGAAGGATTTCTTAATGTAAAAAAAGATACATCAGACTATTCGCATATTCAAACACCAAGTTATACTTTCAATGTGAGTTATGATCGCTACACGAATTTATCTTCAACAGATAGATTAGTAGAATTGTTTTTTCCAGCAAATTCGGTTTTTGGTAAGGCAAATTTTCAAATAGAAGAAATTAATGATTTTGTTTGGAGCCATCCAGGACTCAGCTTAGAATCCAAAATGTACAAAATTTCTCCCGAGGATTTTCGAGAATTTAATTTAGGTTTTGATTTGTATTTTAAGATAGGTCACAAAGCTGATCTAAACCAAGCAGGTATTTACGAAATTAAATCAAATGGCGTAGCAATTCCAGTGAAGAAAGCCAATTTTAGTACTTGGGGTAGATTCTTTAAAGCACGACTCAAAAAAACTGGAATTTATGCTGTGTTAGTTGATAAAATTTCTCCGCAGCTCGAGCTAATGGGAAATTTGAAATCAGGTCATATTTTTCCGAATCAAGATTTTGAAATAGAATGGAAATTGAAAGACTTCGGTTCAGGGATTGATCAAAATTCTATTCAAGTAAAAGTAGATGGGGAACTTGCAATTGCGGAATTGAATCCAAGAACGGGCGTTGCAATAGTAGTTGAACCTGAGAATATATTTGCGCCGGGCAAGCACCGAATGGAAGCTGTTGGATTTGATCGAGCGGGGAATAAATCAGAATCCATCGTTTTTGATTACATTGTGAAAGGAACAAAGCTTGCAAATCTAACCGAAATACAGACTTCCAAAGAAATTCCAACTATTCAATCACCAGGTGAAGCTAAAACTTCCACAGCGAGATCTAAACCTACTCAAGCTACTAACAAGATTATCAAATAG
- a CDS encoding ABC transporter permease, whose amino-acid sequence MTSIAQKISNFLFFRNNLFLILLLLPPVLWLGIIYFGSLFSLLLQSFFYIDNYTGLIVKEISLQSYRDLFTATNFDIILRTFLMALSVTIASAAIGFPIAYFMAHYASDRAKPWLYLGIMLPLWSSYLVRVYAWKLLLAKEGVISWVLDKIHMTWALDLLLDSPVLGGPSLSISYYGTFLVFLYIWLPFMIMPIQAALERIPRTFIEASHDLGGTPDKTFWKVIFPLAFPGVVAGSIFTFSLTLGDYIIPGIIGPSAIFIGQAVYSHQGTAGNVPLAAAFSIVPIFIMCIYLWVAKRLGAFNAI is encoded by the coding sequence ATGACAAGCATTGCTCAAAAAATTTCGAATTTCCTTTTCTTTAGAAATAACTTATTTCTAATCCTCCTTCTACTTCCGCCAGTTCTCTGGCTGGGAATTATTTATTTTGGTTCCTTATTTAGTTTATTGCTTCAAAGTTTTTTCTATATCGATAATTATACTGGCTTAATAGTTAAGGAAATTTCTTTACAAAGTTATAGAGATTTATTCACAGCAACGAATTTTGATATAATTCTTAGAACTTTTCTTATGGCGCTGTCTGTTACTATTGCATCCGCTGCTATTGGTTTTCCCATTGCTTATTTCATGGCACATTATGCAAGTGATAGAGCAAAACCCTGGTTGTATCTGGGAATTATGTTACCTCTATGGTCTTCTTATTTGGTTCGAGTTTATGCTTGGAAATTGCTATTAGCAAAAGAAGGTGTGATCAGTTGGGTCTTGGATAAAATACATATGACTTGGGCTTTGGATCTATTATTGGACTCACCTGTATTAGGTGGTCCGTCCTTATCCATTTCGTACTATGGGACATTTTTAGTTTTCTTATATATTTGGTTACCTTTTATGATTATGCCTATCCAAGCGGCTCTAGAGAGAATTCCTAGAACCTTTATTGAAGCGAGTCATGACTTGGGAGGAACACCCGATAAAACTTTTTGGAAAGTGATTTTTCCTTTGGCTTTTCCTGGTGTGGTTGCCGGTTCAATTTTTACTTTTTCTCTGACCTTGGGTGATTATATCATTCCTGGAATCATTGGTCCATCGGCGATATTTATTGGACAGGCAGTCTATTCTCATCAAGGTACTGCCGGCAATGTTCCGTTAGCTGCAGCATTTTCCATTGTTCCTATTTTTATTATGTGCATTTACTTGTGGGTTGCGAAGAGACTAGGAGCTTTCAATGCTATTTAG
- a CDS encoding glucose 1-dehydrogenase — protein sequence MSKEFEGKVALVTGAASPIGLGRAIANRLASHGATLVLLDLNQEKIDEAAKEVEKQFGVKAIGISANVTKTEDCENAISKVKEVFGQLDILVNNAGVLKDNLVMRMSEADFDFVMDVNCKGVFLMTKAATKLILKAPSGRIVNISSVSGLTGQPGQANYSASKAGVIALTKVFAREFSGRNVLVNAVCPGFIKTEMTGTLSEEVQKKLTDPSFIPLKRPGKQEEVAAVVKFYCSEDSNYITGTFLRVDGGAAIGM from the coding sequence ATGTCCAAAGAATTCGAAGGAAAAGTCGCATTAGTAACGGGAGCCGCATCACCAATCGGATTGGGTCGAGCTATTGCAAATAGATTGGCTTCTCATGGTGCTACTCTAGTCCTATTAGATCTCAATCAAGAAAAAATTGACGAAGCAGCTAAAGAAGTAGAAAAGCAATTTGGAGTCAAAGCAATTGGAATTTCAGCTAACGTAACAAAAACGGAAGATTGTGAGAATGCAATTTCAAAAGTAAAAGAAGTCTTTGGACAATTGGATATACTTGTAAACAATGCCGGTGTACTCAAAGATAACCTTGTTATGAGAATGTCAGAAGCGGACTTCGACTTCGTGATGGATGTCAATTGCAAGGGCGTTTTTCTAATGACGAAAGCCGCGACGAAATTAATTCTCAAAGCACCATCTGGCAGAATTGTCAATATTTCTTCGGTCTCTGGACTTACTGGTCAACCTGGACAAGCCAATTATTCGGCTTCTAAAGCAGGTGTCATCGCCCTAACTAAAGTTTTTGCTCGTGAATTTTCCGGACGAAATGTACTTGTAAATGCCGTTTGTCCTGGCTTCATCAAAACCGAGATGACAGGAACCCTTTCCGAAGAAGTTCAAAAGAAATTGACAGACCCATCTTTTATTCCGTTGAAAAGACCTGGTAAACAAGAGGAAGTAGCAGCGGTAGTAAAATTCTATTGCAGTGAAGATTCCAATTATATCACTGGAACCTTTCTAAGAGTAGATGGTGGTGCGGCAATAGGAATGTAA
- the purB gene encoding adenylosuccinate lyase, protein MIQRYSNPEISKIWELENKFHIWTNIEILACEARSKRGEVPPEDLAEIKKNAKFKVEEILEIEAKVHHDVIAYLTNLNSYIGPASRHVHHGLTSSDVGDTALCVQMVQAMDILIQKAEKLLETTKKKAKEYKDLPCMGRSHGIHAEPMTLGLKFALFFAEMQRNILRMKDARKQIAVGKLSGAVGTYSNIDPEIEAYVLEKLGLEVDPIATQVINRDRHAFYLSILAIVASSLDRMAQEIRLLQKTEGREVEEPFAKGQKGSSAMPHKRNPVVCERICGIARVIRSNANVGFQDMPLWHERDISHSSAERIVLPDSTIALDYILDKMNFVIDGLHVYPDAIERTLNVTRGLIYSQKVLLNLIEKGKISREDAYSIVQDNAMYVWENQNSTLKERLLNDPRSNQILSSKDLDEIFRIEPYLEKVNIIFERLGIQ, encoded by the coding sequence ATGATCCAAAGATATAGCAATCCAGAGATTTCCAAGATCTGGGAATTAGAGAACAAATTTCATATTTGGACGAATATAGAAATTTTGGCATGTGAAGCAAGATCCAAGCGAGGTGAAGTTCCACCTGAGGACTTGGCAGAAATCAAGAAGAATGCAAAATTTAAAGTTGAAGAAATCTTAGAAATTGAAGCGAAAGTTCATCATGATGTAATCGCTTATTTAACGAATTTGAATTCATACATTGGTCCTGCTTCTCGTCATGTGCATCATGGTCTGACTTCATCTGATGTTGGTGATACAGCGCTATGCGTACAAATGGTTCAGGCAATGGACATCCTGATCCAGAAAGCAGAAAAACTTCTGGAAACAACCAAAAAGAAAGCCAAAGAATACAAAGATCTTCCTTGCATGGGACGATCTCACGGAATCCATGCGGAGCCAATGACGTTGGGTTTAAAATTTGCTCTATTCTTTGCGGAGATGCAGAGAAATATTTTGCGAATGAAAGATGCTCGCAAACAAATTGCCGTAGGCAAACTTTCTGGTGCTGTAGGAACCTATTCGAACATAGATCCAGAAATCGAAGCTTATGTTTTAGAGAAGCTTGGATTAGAAGTGGATCCTATTGCAACACAAGTGATCAATCGTGATCGCCATGCGTTCTATCTCAGCATACTTGCGATTGTTGCATCTAGTCTTGATCGGATGGCACAAGAAATCCGATTGCTTCAAAAAACTGAAGGTCGCGAAGTTGAAGAGCCTTTTGCTAAAGGACAGAAAGGATCTTCAGCTATGCCTCATAAAAGAAATCCAGTTGTTTGTGAGAGAATATGTGGGATTGCGAGAGTCATTCGTTCCAATGCAAATGTTGGTTTTCAAGATATGCCTCTCTGGCACGAACGTGATATTTCCCATTCATCTGCCGAACGAATTGTACTCCCAGATTCAACAATAGCACTTGATTATATTCTTGATAAGATGAATTTCGTTATTGATGGATTGCATGTGTATCCAGATGCGATAGAGAGAACTCTCAATGTAACTCGCGGGCTCATCTACTCTCAGAAAGTCCTTCTGAATCTAATTGAAAAAGGAAAAATCAGTCGAGAAGACGCATACTCAATTGTTCAAGATAACGCCATGTATGTTTGGGAAAATCAAAACTCCACTTTGAAAGAGCGATTATTGAATGACCCTCGTTCGAATCAGATTTTGTCTTCGAAAGACTTGGATGAGATCTTTCGTATAGAACCTTATTTAGAAAAAGTGAATATAATATTTGAGCGATTAGGAATCCAATAA
- a CDS encoding ABC transporter ATP-binding protein → MSQTNLDSSNRSAVEFKHTSCHFGDVKAVDDVSFSIREGEFFSMLGPSGSGKTTCLRLIAGFESPTSGNVFIHGNDAGNLPPYERDVNTVFQDYALFPHMSVGENVEYGLMIKKIPKSERKKQALDMLELIQLPDVYNRKPSQLSGGQRQRVALARALINKPRVLLLDEPLGALDLKLREQMQSELKQLQRKVGITFVFVTHDQEEALTMSDRIAVFNQGKVSQIGTPFEVYEKPSSEFVANFVGQSNIFRDEEAKQIFQSDKIFMVRPEKISLITNSNNFKPSEEFHSIKAIVEDLIYSGSTTRIEMKTKLGNRIVAIQQNGQFGESGLKGKSEVTLQWKKADSHVITG, encoded by the coding sequence ATGAGCCAAACCAATTTAGATTCCTCTAATAGATCTGCTGTCGAGTTCAAGCATACATCATGTCATTTTGGCGATGTTAAAGCTGTGGATGACGTTTCATTTTCCATACGGGAAGGTGAATTTTTCTCTATGCTTGGTCCAAGTGGATCGGGGAAAACTACTTGCCTTAGATTGATTGCGGGTTTTGAAAGTCCAACGTCAGGGAATGTTTTTATACATGGAAATGATGCTGGTAATTTACCACCTTACGAAAGAGATGTGAATACAGTATTTCAAGATTATGCATTGTTTCCACATATGTCAGTTGGAGAGAATGTTGAATATGGCTTGATGATAAAAAAAATTCCTAAATCTGAAAGAAAAAAGCAAGCCTTAGATATGCTCGAACTTATTCAACTTCCTGATGTTTATAATCGGAAACCTTCGCAACTATCTGGTGGACAAAGACAACGTGTTGCACTTGCGCGTGCTCTTATTAACAAACCTAGAGTACTTTTATTAGATGAGCCACTTGGTGCCTTGGATTTAAAACTTCGAGAACAAATGCAATCAGAGCTTAAGCAATTGCAGAGAAAAGTTGGTATTACTTTTGTTTTTGTAACTCACGATCAAGAAGAAGCATTGACAATGAGTGATCGCATTGCTGTTTTCAATCAAGGGAAAGTCTCCCAAATTGGAACTCCGTTCGAGGTATATGAGAAACCAAGTTCTGAATTTGTTGCAAATTTTGTTGGTCAATCGAATATTTTTCGTGATGAAGAAGCTAAGCAGATTTTCCAATCGGATAAAATTTTCATGGTTAGACCAGAGAAAATTTCTCTAATAACCAATTCCAATAACTTTAAACCCTCAGAAGAATTCCATTCTATCAAAGCGATAGTGGAAGATCTAATCTATTCTGGTTCTACAACTAGAATTGAGATGAAGACAAAACTTGGAAATAGAATCGTTGCGATTCAGCAAAATGGACAATTTGGAGAATCAGGACTTAAAGGAAAATCAGAAGTCACTTTGCAATGGAAGAAAGCTGACAGTCATGTCATAACAGGTTAA